The following DNA comes from Leifsonia sp. 1010.
GTCGATCGCCGAGAACATCTATCTCGGCAACGAGCGGCAGAAGCGCGGGTTCATCGACTGGAACGAGACGAACCTGGAGGCGGCGAAGCTGCTCGCCCGGGTCGGTCTCCACGACAACCCGATCACCAAGATCAAGGACATCGGCGTCGGCAAGCAGCAGCTGGTCGAGATCGCCAAGGCGCTCTCGAAGGAGGTGAAGATCCTCATCCTCGACGAGCCGACGGCCGCGTTGAACGACGAGGACTCCGCGCACCTTCTCGACCTGATCCGTCAGCTCCAGTCGCACGGGATCACGGCGATCATCATCAGTCACAAGCTCAACGAGATCAAGGCGATCGCCGACCGGGTGACGATCATCCGCGACGGCCGCACGATCGAGACGCTCGAGATGGGCACGGAGGGCACCAGCGAGGAGCGCATCATCAAGGGGATGGTGGGCCGGGATGTGGCGAGCCGCTTCCCCGACCACGTCCCCCACATCGGCGAGGAGCTGCTGCGGGTCGAGGACTGGACCGTCCATCACCCGCTCGACCGCACCCGCACGGTCGTGGACAACGTCAGCTTCAACGTGCGCGCCGGCGAGATCGTCGGCATCGCGGGACTGATGGGTGCCGGACGAACCGAGCTCGCGATGAGCATCTTCGGCCGCAGCTACGGGGTCGGGATCAGCGGACGCGTCTACAAGCGCGGGCAGCAGATCTCGGTCAGCACGGTGTCGAAGGCGATCGCGAACGGCATCGCCTACTCGACCGAGGACCGCAAGCACTTCGGGCTCAACCTGATCG
Coding sequences within:
- the mmsA gene encoding multiple monosaccharide ABC transporter ATP-binding protein, with protein sequence MANTILEMRNISKSFPGVKALQDVSISVEEGSVHAICGENGAGKSTLMKVLSGVYPHGTFEGEIVMNGEPVEFRSINDSEAAGIVIIHQELALSPYLSIAENIYLGNERQKRGFIDWNETNLEAAKLLARVGLHDNPITKIKDIGVGKQQLVEIAKALSKEVKILILDEPTAALNDEDSAHLLDLIRQLQSHGITAIIISHKLNEIKAIADRVTIIRDGRTIETLEMGTEGTSEERIIKGMVGRDVASRFPDHVPHIGEELLRVEDWTVHHPLDRTRTVVDNVSFNVRAGEIVGIAGLMGAGRTELAMSIFGRSYGVGISGRVYKRGQQISVSTVSKAIANGIAYSTEDRKHFGLNLIDNIQRNISIAALDKLVNWFKFVNDQRESLVAEEYRRTMNIKTPNVLTLTGKLSGGNQQKVVLSKWMYADPDVLILDEPTRGIDVGAKYEIYTIIDRLADQGKGIIVISSELPELLGICDRIYTLSEGRITADVPREKATAEYLMQFMTQEREKNTA